In Deltaproteobacteria bacterium, the sequence GAGCATGGAGGTACCTACCATGTCATCGAACGGTTCCAAATCCGCCCAGGTCCGCGCCAAGCTGAATCACCCGATCATCGACACCGACGGCCACACCGTCGAGTTGACGCCGGTATTCTTCGACTACATCAAAGATGTCGGCGGCGCCGGCATGATCGAGCGCTATAAGAAAGCGGTCGGCGGCCGGGCGAATAACCGCTGGGCCGAGCTGACCGACGAGGAGCGCCGCTACTCGCGAGCGACCTGCCCGCCCTGGTGGGCGCGGCCGGCGAAGAACACGCTCGATCGCGCGACGGCGTCGCTGCCGAGTTTGCTTTATCAACGCATGGACGAGCTGGGCATGGACTTCGCGGTGCTCTATCCAACCTTCGGCTTGACTGAGCCGCCGCGCATCGAAGAGGAAGAAGTGCGCCGTGCTGCCTGCCGCGCGCTGAACACCTTTCACATGGATATTTACGGACCCTATGCCGACCGCATGACGCCGGTGGCGGTGATTCCGGTGCATACGCCGCAGGAAGGCATCGAAGAATTGGAATACGCCGTGGAAAAACAGGGCTTCAAAGCCGCGGTGATTTCGCACGTGCAGCGGCCGGTGCCGAAAATGTTGCAGGAGCACCCTGAAGTCGCGCATCAAATGCCTTACATCGATCTGCTCGCTCTCGACAGCGAGTACGACTACGACCCATTCTGGGCCAAATGTGTCGAGCTGGAAGTGGCAGTGACGACCCACGCGACAGGTCAAGGTTGGGGCAGCCGGCGCTCGGTGTCGAATTACATGTTCAACCACATCGGTCACTTCGGCGCCGCCGGCGAGGCGTTGTGCAAGGCGTTGTTCTTCGGCGGCGTGACGCGTCGTTTTCCAAATCTAAATTTCGCCTTTCTCGAAGGCGGCGTGCACTGGGCCTGCGGGGTGTTCTCCGACATCGTCGGTCATTGGAAGAAGCGCAACGCCAAAGCGATTCATAGCCTCGACCCGCAAAGTCTCGACGGCGCGCTGATGCACAGACTAATTAATGACCATGGCAACGACAAAATGAAAGGCAAAGCCGACGAGATCGTAAAGTGGATCACCCAGCCGCAGCGTCGCCCGATGAATTTAGATGACTGGTCGGCTTGCCGCGCCGAGAAGCTGGAAGATTTGCGCGACTTGTTTATTCCGAATTTCTATTACGGCTGCGAAGCCGACGATCCGATGGTCGCCTGGGCGTTCAACTCCAAAGTCAATCCGATGGGGGTGAAGTTCAAAGCGATGATGAGCTCGGACATCGGCCACTGGGATGTCACCGATATGAACGAAGTGGTCGAGGAGGCGCACGAGTTGGTCGAAGATGGCTTGATCACGCAAGAGGATTTTCGCGACTACACGTTTACCAACGCGGCGATGTTGTACGCGGGCATGAATCCGAACTTCTTCAAGGGCACGGTCTGCGAGGGGGCTGTAGCAAAGTTGCAGCAAGGCGCACCGCAAAATCGGGCGCAGGCGGTGTCGGCGTGATGTTTATGCGACTCGCGACAATACTCATTCTAGTTTTGTTTAGCTTTACGGCGTCGCTCGTCCAGGCGCAGAAGACGC encodes:
- a CDS encoding amidohydrolase — translated: MEVPTMSSNGSKSAQVRAKLNHPIIDTDGHTVELTPVFFDYIKDVGGAGMIERYKKAVGGRANNRWAELTDEERRYSRATCPPWWARPAKNTLDRATASLPSLLYQRMDELGMDFAVLYPTFGLTEPPRIEEEEVRRAACRALNTFHMDIYGPYADRMTPVAVIPVHTPQEGIEELEYAVEKQGFKAAVISHVQRPVPKMLQEHPEVAHQMPYIDLLALDSEYDYDPFWAKCVELEVAVTTHATGQGWGSRRSVSNYMFNHIGHFGAAGEALCKALFFGGVTRRFPNLNFAFLEGGVHWACGVFSDIVGHWKKRNAKAIHSLDPQSLDGALMHRLINDHGNDKMKGKADEIVKWITQPQRRPMNLDDWSACRAEKLEDLRDLFIPNFYYGCEADDPMVAWAFNSKVNPMGVKFKAMMSSDIGHWDVTDMNEVVEEAHELVEDGLITQEDFRDYTFTNAAMLYAGMNPNFFKGTVCEGAVAKLQQGAPQNRAQAVSA